A window from Leifsonia shinshuensis encodes these proteins:
- the recR gene encoding recombination mediator RecR, producing the protein MYEGIVQELIDELGRLPGIGPKSAQRIAFHILQTETFDVTRLAEVLLEVRDKVRFCEICGNVSEQETCSICRDPRRTPTLICVVEEAKDVVAIERTREFRGLYHVLGGAISPIDGVGPDDLRIRQLMQRLADGTVQEVIIATDPNLEGEATATYLSRLLTTLEIRVTRLASGLPVGGDLEYADEVTLGRAFEGRRQVS; encoded by the coding sequence GTGTACGAAGGCATCGTCCAGGAGCTGATCGACGAGCTCGGGCGGCTGCCGGGCATCGGCCCGAAGTCCGCCCAGCGCATCGCGTTCCACATCCTGCAGACCGAGACGTTCGACGTCACCCGGCTGGCGGAGGTGCTGCTCGAGGTGCGCGACAAGGTCCGGTTCTGCGAGATCTGCGGCAACGTGTCCGAGCAGGAGACCTGCTCGATCTGCCGCGACCCGCGCCGCACGCCGACGCTGATCTGCGTCGTGGAGGAGGCGAAGGACGTCGTCGCGATCGAGCGCACCCGCGAGTTCCGCGGGCTGTACCACGTGCTCGGCGGGGCGATCAGCCCGATCGACGGCGTCGGACCGGACGACCTCCGCATCCGCCAGCTCATGCAGCGCCTGGCCGACGGCACGGTTCAGGAGGTCATCATCGCGACCGACCCGAATCTCGAGGGCGAGGCGACCGCCACCTACCTCAGCCGCCTGCTCACGACGCTCGAGATCCGGGTCACCCGCCTGGCCTCCGGCCTCCCCGTCGGAGGCGACCTGGAGTACGCCGACGAGGTCACCCTGGGCCGCGCGTTCGAGGGCCGCCGCCAGGTCTCCTGA
- a CDS encoding aspartate kinase encodes MALIVQKFGGSSVATAESIKRVAKRIVETRKAGNEVVVAVSAMGDTTDELIDLAHEVTPIPEPRELDMLLTAGERISMALLAMAIKSMGYDARSFTGSQAGMITDAQHGAARIVDVTPGRIQDALSEGAIAIVAGFQGFSRESRDITTLGRGGSDTTAVALAAALQAEVCEIYTDVDGIFTSDPRQVPLARKIDRITSEEMLELAAAGAKVLHIRAVEYARRHNVTLHVRSSFSNKEGTYVLNEAAAAEAAQKDGTVEEPIISGVATDLSEAKITVVGVPDVPGKAAQIFKIVAKANANVDMIVQNVSAAATSLTDISFTLPKSEGQRVLTALTAERDEVGYQSLQYDDQIGKLALVGAGMRTNSGVSAKLFEALYDAGINIEMISTSEIRISVVTRADTVAEAARVVHTAFGLDGDEKAIVYAGTGR; translated from the coding sequence GTGGCCCTCATCGTCCAGAAGTTCGGCGGATCGTCCGTCGCGACCGCTGAGAGCATCAAGCGCGTCGCGAAGCGCATCGTCGAGACGCGCAAGGCGGGCAACGAGGTCGTCGTGGCGGTCTCGGCCATGGGCGACACCACCGACGAGCTCATCGATCTGGCGCACGAGGTCACCCCGATCCCCGAGCCGCGCGAACTCGACATGCTCCTCACCGCGGGCGAGCGCATCTCGATGGCGCTGCTCGCGATGGCCATCAAGAGCATGGGATACGACGCCCGGTCGTTCACCGGCAGCCAGGCCGGCATGATCACCGACGCCCAGCACGGTGCCGCGCGCATCGTCGACGTCACGCCCGGCCGCATCCAGGATGCGCTGAGCGAGGGCGCCATCGCGATCGTCGCCGGCTTCCAGGGCTTCAGCCGCGAATCCCGCGACATCACGACCCTCGGCCGGGGCGGCTCGGACACGACCGCGGTCGCTCTCGCCGCCGCGCTCCAGGCGGAGGTGTGCGAGATCTACACCGACGTCGACGGGATCTTCACCTCCGACCCGCGGCAGGTGCCGCTGGCCCGCAAGATCGACCGCATCACCAGCGAGGAGATGCTCGAGCTCGCCGCCGCGGGCGCCAAGGTGCTGCACATCCGCGCCGTGGAGTATGCGCGCCGGCACAACGTGACGCTGCACGTGCGCTCGTCGTTCTCGAACAAGGAGGGCACCTACGTCCTCAACGAAGCAGCGGCGGCCGAAGCCGCCCAGAAGGATGGAACCGTGGAAGAGCCCATCATCTCCGGCGTCGCCACCGACCTGAGCGAGGCCAAGATCACCGTCGTCGGCGTTCCGGACGTGCCGGGCAAGGCCGCGCAGATCTTCAAGATCGTCGCGAAGGCCAACGCCAACGTCGACATGATCGTGCAGAACGTGTCCGCCGCGGCGACCAGCCTCACCGACATCTCCTTCACGCTGCCCAAGTCGGAGGGCCAGCGCGTGCTCACCGCCCTCACCGCGGAGCGCGACGAGGTCGGCTACCAGTCGCTCCAGTACGACGACCAGATCGGCAAGCTGGCCCTCGTCGGCGCCGGGATGCGCACCAACTCCGGAGTCTCGGCGAAGCTGTTCGAGGCCCTGTACGACGCCGGCATCAACATCGAGATGATCTCCACCAGCGAGATCCGCATCTCAGTCGTGACGCGCGCCGACACGGTCGCCGAGGCGGCTCGCGTCGTGCACACCGCCTTCGGCCTCGACGGCGACGAGAAGGCCATCGTCTACGCCGGCACCGGCCGCTGA
- a CDS encoding aspartate-semialdehyde dehydrogenase, with amino-acid sequence MSEFTDTDSTGFDIAVVGATGQVGAVMRRLLEERDFPVKSIRFFASSRSAGTTLPFKGQEITVEDVATADVSGIDIALFSAGATGSKAHAPRFAEAGAIVIDNSSGWRMDPDVPLVVSEVNPDAIAEARKGIIANPNCTTMAAMPVLKPLHDEAGLTRLVVSTYQAVSGSGLAGAEELAEQARAAVADEHLLDLVHDGSAVTMPDPVKYVRPIAFDVIPLAGSIVDDGLNETDEEKKLRNESRKILGVPELLVSGTCVRVPVFTGHSLSINAEFARPISPERVAELLADAPGVQLTDVPTPLQAAGSDPSFVGRIRADEGAPQGRGIALFVSNDNLRKGAALNAVQIAELVAERLGNPVTV; translated from the coding sequence ATGAGCGAGTTCACCGATACCGACAGCACGGGCTTCGACATCGCCGTCGTCGGCGCGACCGGCCAGGTGGGCGCGGTCATGCGCCGCCTGCTCGAGGAGCGCGACTTCCCGGTGAAGAGCATCCGCTTCTTCGCCTCCTCCCGTTCGGCCGGCACCACGCTGCCGTTCAAGGGCCAGGAGATCACCGTCGAGGATGTCGCCACGGCCGACGTCTCCGGCATCGACATCGCCCTGTTCTCGGCCGGAGCCACCGGGTCGAAGGCCCACGCCCCCCGCTTCGCGGAGGCCGGTGCGATCGTGATCGACAACTCGAGCGGCTGGCGCATGGACCCGGATGTCCCGCTCGTCGTCTCGGAGGTCAATCCCGACGCCATCGCCGAGGCGCGCAAGGGCATCATCGCGAACCCCAACTGCACCACCATGGCGGCCATGCCCGTCCTGAAGCCGCTGCACGACGAGGCCGGCCTGACCCGTCTCGTGGTCAGCACCTACCAGGCCGTCTCCGGCTCCGGCCTCGCCGGCGCCGAGGAGCTGGCGGAGCAGGCGCGCGCCGCCGTCGCCGACGAGCACCTGCTCGACCTGGTGCACGACGGCTCCGCCGTGACGATGCCCGACCCGGTCAAGTACGTGCGCCCGATCGCGTTCGACGTCATCCCGCTCGCCGGCTCCATCGTCGACGACGGCCTGAACGAGACCGACGAGGAGAAGAAGCTGCGCAACGAGTCGCGCAAGATCCTCGGCGTGCCGGAGCTCCTGGTCAGCGGCACGTGCGTGCGCGTCCCCGTCTTCACCGGCCACTCGCTGTCGATCAACGCCGAGTTCGCCCGTCCGATCAGCCCGGAGCGCGTGGCCGAGCTGCTCGCCGATGCCCCCGGCGTTCAGCTGACGGATGTGCCGACCCCGCTGCAGGCCGCGGGCAGCGACCCCAGCTTCGTAGGCCGCATCCGCGCCGACGAGGGCGCCCCGCAGGGACGCGGCATCGCACTCTTCGTGAGCAACGACAACCTGCGCAAGGGCGCGGCGCTCAACGCCGTGCAGATCGCGGAGCTCGTCGCCGAGCGCCTCGGCAACCCCGTCACGGTCTGA